The following DNA comes from Rhodopseudomonas boonkerdii.
GGAAGCACCCAAAAACGGGTATCTACTGGCTACGGAAGCGCGTTCCGGATGAGCTCATCACGCTCGTGGGAAAGCGGGAGGAGCTACGTACGCTCGGAACGAAGGACCCCGCGCAAGCGAAGGTAAGGCATGCCGCAGCTCTCGCCGAAATCGAGGCCAAATGGGCCAATCTCCGGTCAGGCCAGAAGAGCCTAACTGAGCGCGAGGCGCATCATCTGGCCGCGCCCTTCTACGACAGGTGGTTGCAGCGGCACTTGGAAAATCCAAGCCAGCAGACTGATTGGCGCGTGGATCTGGGCTCGAAGATTTTCCAGCCTAGCCAGGCCCCGGCTAATTACGACTTCCTGTATGTCCACTCCACAGAAATGGTTGTCGACCGGGACGAACTGCGGGTCCGTGAAATGGAGCGATGGTGCCTGGAGTGGGCAGATAGCTGTGCGTCGAATACCGGCCTTCGCCTGGTTGGGGACGACAATAGGCTATTGGCTCGCGCGATCGGAGCAGCCGTCCAGCGCGCCAGCGTGGTCCTGCAGCAGTTGGCGCAAGGCGTAACTATGGCGCTGCCTATCGCGGCCATCAGTTCCAGTATCGTAGCTCCATCGCCTTCTCGAGAGCCATACGCGTTCGGTGATCTCGTTGATGGCTGGGCCAAGGAGCGCCGGCCTGTTGCTAAGACGCTTTATGAGTGGTCACGCGTCGTGAAACAGTTGGTTGCGTTCTTGAAGCATGACAATGCTCGGGCTCTCTTGGGTGACGATCTGGTTCGTTGGAAAGAGGCGATGCTGAACGAGGGTCTCCGGCCCAAGACAATCCAGGATGCCAAACTCGCACCGGTCCGAGCGATCCTTCAATGGGGCGTCGTCAATAAGAAAATCAGTTCGAATGTTGCAGATGGAATTTCGCTGGACACCCGCAGCAAGCAGAGCGAGAAAAAGCGGAGCTTCACAGACGAAGAAGCCAAGATTGTGCTAACCGCTGCAATGGCGTCGTCAGATCCAGTGAAGCGTTGGGTGCCGTGGATCGGGGCTTATTCCGGCGCTCGCGTGTCTGAGATCTGCCAACTACGCCGCGAGGACGTAGTCGAGATCGATGGCATCTGGTGCATGAAGATCATGCCCGAAGCGGGTTCGGTCAAAACGGCAGGATCAGAACGCATTATTCCGGTCCACCCAGCGCTGGAAAAGAGCGGTTTTCTCAAATTTGCACTCCAGAAAAAGGCCGGCCCGATATTCCCCGAACTGCCCCCGGACAAATTTGGAAGGCGTGGTGGCAATGGCACGAAGGTCATCGGACGTTTCGTTCGGCAGCTCGGCATCACCGACCCTCGTATTTCGCCGAGCCATTCTTGGCGTCACCGGATGAAGACGCTTGGGCGGCGTTACGGCCTTGCCAAGGATATCCTCGAGGCAATGACCGGTCACGGTTCAAAGTCGGTAGCCGACGCTTATGGCGAGTTTCCAGTCGAAGCCCTTTACCGCGAGCTCTGTAAGGTGCCTCAACTAAACGTTGGTGTTGCGAAATAAGCGTTCAGCTACCCCGAATTTGGGGCGGAGGATCCCCCTCTCCGCCAGTCAGCCGAAAACCACGATGAAATCAATAGGCCATTGAAAGTGTTATGCTTTCTGCCGCCCGATTGTTACACACGGGTGGTACACATGGCTCTATCAATGTCTCGTCCTTGGAAGCATCCAGACAGCGGCTACTACTGG
Coding sequences within:
- a CDS encoding site-specific integrase, which codes for MPLAMSRPWKHPKTGIYWLRKRVPDELITLVGKREELRTLGTKDPAQAKVRHAAALAEIEAKWANLRSGQKSLTEREAHHLAAPFYDRWLQRHLENPSQQTDWRVDLGSKIFQPSQAPANYDFLYVHSTEMVVDRDELRVREMERWCLEWADSCASNTGLRLVGDDNRLLARAIGAAVQRASVVLQQLAQGVTMALPIAAISSSIVAPSPSREPYAFGDLVDGWAKERRPVAKTLYEWSRVVKQLVAFLKHDNARALLGDDLVRWKEAMLNEGLRPKTIQDAKLAPVRAILQWGVVNKKISSNVADGISLDTRSKQSEKKRSFTDEEAKIVLTAAMASSDPVKRWVPWIGAYSGARVSEICQLRREDVVEIDGIWCMKIMPEAGSVKTAGSERIIPVHPALEKSGFLKFALQKKAGPIFPELPPDKFGRRGGNGTKVIGRFVRQLGITDPRISPSHSWRHRMKTLGRRYGLAKDILEAMTGHGSKSVADAYGEFPVEALYRELCKVPQLNVGVAK